One window of Peteryoungia desertarenae genomic DNA carries:
- the pepT gene encoding peptidase T: MSDTVLDRFLRYVVIDTQSDPSSMSQPSTEKQKNLGRVLVDELLALGLADAHLDEHGNVYATIPANTDKSVPAICFCSHMDTAPDFTGTNVKPQIVRNYQGGDIVLTADSSQVIKVDAHPQLKNQIGNDIVTTDGTTLLGADDKAGIAEIMTAAATLMANPDIRHGIVKILFTTDEEIGRGADKVDLKKLGAQFGYTLDGSTVGEIENETFSADGVTIEITGVAMHPGYAKDRMENAIKIASEIVSRLPKNLAPETTEGKQGFIHPVSISGAMEGARIELIIRDFIDEGLAEMEKLVESIVKDVMTSYPGSTYRFTVKNQYRNMKQVLDRHPEVMDNLAEAVRRAGLTPVLHSIRGGTDGSRLSYMGLPCPNIFTGGHAYHSPLEWVSVQDMEASVKTIIELVKVWEERAD, translated from the coding sequence ATGAGCGACACCGTCCTCGACCGTTTCCTCCGCTATGTCGTGATCGATACGCAGTCCGATCCGTCCTCGATGTCTCAGCCGTCTACGGAGAAGCAGAAGAACCTCGGTCGTGTACTGGTCGATGAACTGCTGGCTCTCGGCCTTGCAGATGCCCATCTGGACGAACACGGCAATGTCTATGCGACCATTCCGGCAAACACGGATAAATCGGTTCCTGCCATCTGCTTCTGCTCGCACATGGACACGGCCCCGGATTTCACCGGCACCAACGTCAAACCCCAGATCGTTCGGAATTATCAGGGTGGCGACATTGTGCTGACCGCCGACAGCAGCCAGGTCATCAAGGTGGATGCCCATCCGCAACTGAAGAACCAGATTGGCAACGACATCGTGACGACGGATGGCACCACACTGCTGGGCGCCGATGACAAAGCGGGCATTGCCGAAATCATGACCGCAGCGGCCACCTTGATGGCCAATCCGGACATCCGCCACGGTATAGTCAAGATCCTCTTCACCACCGATGAAGAGATCGGTCGCGGTGCCGACAAGGTTGACCTCAAGAAACTCGGCGCGCAATTCGGCTATACGCTCGACGGCTCAACCGTCGGAGAGATCGAAAACGAGACCTTCTCTGCAGACGGTGTCACGATCGAGATTACCGGTGTTGCCATGCATCCCGGCTATGCCAAGGATCGGATGGAAAATGCGATCAAAATTGCAAGCGAGATTGTCTCCCGCCTGCCGAAGAACCTGGCTCCCGAAACGACAGAGGGCAAACAGGGCTTCATCCATCCGGTCTCGATCAGTGGCGCGATGGAAGGCGCAAGAATAGAGCTCATCATCCGGGACTTCATCGATGAAGGGCTGGCAGAGATGGAAAAGCTGGTCGAGTCCATCGTCAAGGACGTGATGACATCTTATCCCGGCTCGACCTATCGCTTCACAGTGAAAAACCAGTATCGAAACATGAAACAGGTGCTCGATCGCCATCCGGAAGTGATGGACAACCTGGCAGAAGCCGTGAGACGCGCCGGTTTGACGCCAGTACTCCACAGCATTCGCGGCGGAACCGACGGATCAAGGCTTTCCTATATGGGCCTGCCCTGCCCCAACATCTTCACCGGCGGCCACGCCTATCACTCGCCACTCGAATGGGTCAGCGTTCAGGATATGGAAGCGTCCGTGAAGACGATCATCGAGCTGGTCAAGGTCTGGGAAGAGCGGGCAGACTGA
- a CDS encoding glutaminase, with translation MDLQAVVDDIAAKLAERRGEGKVADYIPELAKVDPKQFGIAITTVDGRVFTAGDATTPFSIQSISKVFMLTLALGTAGEALWKRVGREPSGSAFNSIVQLEHEHGIPRNPFINAGAIVVCDQVLASYKPKEAIGEYMRFMRSLADDDSLLIDRSVAKSETETGFRNQALANFMRSFGNLHHDVDHVLGVYFHQCALAINCVQLSRAGLFLAAQGRDPISGYSVVSAKRARRINALMLTCGHYDGSGDFAFHVGLPGKSGVGGGILAIAPGKASVAVWSPGLNKVGNSALGSVALEMLATRTGWSVFGA, from the coding sequence ATGGATCTGCAGGCAGTCGTTGATGATATCGCGGCAAAACTCGCCGAGCGACGCGGTGAAGGCAAGGTTGCCGATTACATTCCGGAGCTTGCCAAGGTCGATCCGAAGCAGTTCGGCATTGCCATTACCACCGTCGATGGGCGGGTTTTCACGGCCGGCGATGCGACCACGCCGTTTTCCATCCAGAGTATTTCCAAGGTTTTCATGCTGACGCTTGCTCTTGGCACTGCCGGAGAAGCACTGTGGAAGCGGGTTGGTCGAGAGCCATCGGGGTCCGCCTTCAACTCCATCGTTCAGCTCGAGCACGAACACGGCATTCCGCGAAACCCCTTCATCAATGCGGGGGCGATCGTTGTTTGCGATCAGGTCCTGGCGAGCTACAAGCCCAAGGAAGCGATTGGCGAGTATATGCGGTTCATGCGCTCGCTTGCCGATGACGACAGCCTGCTCATTGACCGATCTGTGGCCAAGTCAGAGACGGAGACAGGGTTCCGAAATCAGGCGCTGGCCAATTTCATGCGGTCGTTCGGCAACCTTCATCACGACGTCGATCATGTCCTCGGTGTCTATTTCCACCAGTGTGCTCTGGCGATCAATTGTGTCCAGCTTTCAAGGGCTGGCCTCTTTCTGGCCGCGCAGGGGCGTGACCCGATCAGCGGTTACTCCGTCGTGTCTGCGAAGCGCGCAAGACGCATCAACGCACTGATGCTCACTTGCGGACACTATGACGGATCGGGTGATTTTGCTTTCCATGTCGGTCTTCCGGGCAAATCGGGCGTCGGCGGCGGGATTCTGGCGATTGCACCCGGCAAGGCATCCGTTGCCGTCTGGTCACCCGGCTTGAACAAGGTCGGCAATTCGGCGCTGGGTTCGGTGGCGCTTGAAATGCTGGCGACGCGCACTGGCTGGTCTGTCTTCGGCGCATGA
- a CDS encoding D-alanyl-D-alanine carboxypeptidase family protein — translation MTNLLRLRFVAFVLAVLSFPAATLADNTPVHAHILVDARTGTILESKNADVIGYPASLTKMMTLYLTFEALRYGKIQWDQRLEISENANSKEPYKFAVGAGNKITVREAVMGMVVLSTNDAATAIAEHLAGSEAAFGRLMTAKARELGMNNTVFTNPSGLPDPAQVTTAIDMARLGLALIRDYPEEYKLFSSRGMTFRGMKFRGHNGFLVRYPGADGIKTGYTRASGYNIVTSATDGRRRLVGVVMGAKSGNARTEEMIALFDQHMNALSGQ, via the coding sequence ATGACAAATCTCCTCCGGCTTCGCTTTGTGGCCTTCGTTCTTGCAGTTCTCTCTTTTCCTGCCGCAACACTCGCTGACAACACGCCGGTGCATGCACATATTCTTGTCGATGCAAGGACGGGGACGATCCTGGAGAGCAAGAATGCCGACGTGATCGGCTATCCGGCATCCCTGACCAAGATGATGACGCTTTATCTGACGTTCGAAGCGTTGAGATACGGAAAGATCCAGTGGGACCAGCGTCTGGAGATTTCGGAGAACGCGAACAGCAAGGAACCCTACAAGTTTGCCGTGGGCGCAGGAAACAAGATCACGGTGCGCGAGGCCGTGATGGGCATGGTCGTTCTCTCCACCAATGATGCGGCAACTGCAATTGCAGAGCATCTTGCCGGTTCTGAGGCTGCCTTCGGGCGCTTGATGACGGCAAAGGCGCGAGAGCTTGGAATGAACAATACTGTCTTCACCAATCCATCAGGATTGCCGGATCCGGCTCAGGTGACCACGGCAATCGATATGGCGAGGCTCGGTCTCGCGCTCATTCGTGACTATCCGGAAGAATACAAGCTGTTTTCATCCCGCGGCATGACCTTCCGTGGCATGAAGTTCCGGGGTCACAATGGCTTCCTCGTCCGCTATCCCGGCGCAGACGGCATCAAGACAGGATACACCCGCGCCTCTGGCTATAACATCGTTACATCGGCAACGGACGGCAGGCGTCGACTGGTTGGCGTCGTCATGGGCGCCAAGAGCGGCAATGCTCGCACCGAGGAAATGATCGCCCTCTTTGATCAACATATGAATGCCCTGTCTGGCCAGTAA
- the ttcA gene encoding tRNA 2-thiocytidine(32) synthetase TtcA — METDADGIESLDATSMPTVYRDAPQSVSFNKLRKRLIRQVRQAMTDFDMLKGQKRWLIGVSGGKDSYGLLAILLDLQWRGLLPVELIACNLDQGQPNFPKHVLPDYLASIGVKHRIEYRDTYSIVKEKVPTGATYCSLCSRLRRGNLYRIAREEGCDALVLGHHREDILETFFMNFFHGGRLSAMPPKLLNDDKDLLVLRPLAYVAEEDMARFAQAMAFPIIPCDLCGSQDGLQRNAMKEMLAGIEAKMPGRKDAMLRALGHVDPSHLLDPKLFNFTDLTSQGSGISTRNEGPSSP; from the coding sequence ATGGAGACCGATGCGGACGGCATTGAGTCGCTGGATGCAACCAGCATGCCGACAGTCTATCGTGATGCGCCGCAATCCGTCAGCTTCAACAAGCTGCGCAAGCGGCTGATCCGGCAGGTTCGGCAGGCCATGACAGACTTCGACATGCTGAAGGGTCAGAAGCGTTGGCTGATAGGGGTTTCCGGAGGCAAGGACAGTTATGGCCTGTTGGCGATCCTTCTCGACCTTCAATGGCGTGGTCTGCTGCCGGTCGAGCTGATTGCCTGCAATCTTGACCAGGGGCAGCCGAACTTCCCGAAGCACGTCCTGCCGGATTATCTGGCGTCGATTGGCGTCAAGCACAGGATCGAGTATCGCGACACCTATTCGATCGTGAAGGAGAAGGTGCCGACAGGCGCAACCTATTGCTCGCTCTGCTCGCGGCTGAGGCGCGGCAATCTCTACCGGATCGCGCGGGAGGAAGGTTGCGATGCACTGGTGCTCGGTCATCACCGCGAAGATATCCTTGAAACCTTCTTCATGAACTTCTTCCATGGCGGACGCCTGTCAGCCATGCCGCCGAAGCTGTTGAATGACGACAAGGATCTGCTGGTTCTTCGTCCGCTTGCCTATGTGGCGGAGGAGGATATGGCCCGCTTCGCTCAGGCCATGGCCTTCCCGATTATCCCTTGCGATCTCTGCGGTTCCCAGGACGGGCTTCAACGCAATGCGATGAAGGAAATGTTGGCGGGCATTGAGGCGAAAATGCCGGGTCGCAAGGACGCCATGCTTCGCGCATTGGGCCATGTTGATCCGTCCCATCTCCTGGACCCCAAGCTTTTCAATTTCACAGACCTGACCTCGCAAGGCTCAGGCATCAGCACCCGCAACGAAGGTCCATCATCGCCATAA
- the grxD gene encoding Grx4 family monothiol glutaredoxin, translated as MSGINEFIDNEVKSNDVVLFMKGSPQFPQCGFSGQVVQILDYLGVDYKGINVLSDMEIREGIKQYSNWPTIPQLYIKGEFVGGCDIVREMFQAGELQKHFEDQGIAVRGAA; from the coding sequence ATGAGCGGCATAAACGAATTCATCGACAATGAAGTGAAGAGCAACGACGTCGTGCTGTTCATGAAGGGCAGCCCGCAATTCCCCCAGTGTGGCTTCTCCGGGCAAGTGGTTCAGATTCTCGATTATCTTGGTGTCGACTACAAGGGCATCAACGTACTGTCTGACATGGAAATCCGCGAGGGAATCAAGCAGTATTCCAACTGGCCGACCATTCCGCAGCTCTACATCAAGGGCGAGTTCGTCGGCGGTTGTGACATCGTCCGCGAAATGTTCCAGGCCGGAGAACTTCAGAAGCATTTCGAGGACCAGGGCATCGCGGTTCGCGGCGCTGCCTGA
- a CDS encoding protein-S-isoprenylcysteine O-methyltransferase produces MITASFCIWLVIVLGWVAMRYPAMRRARKQKTKVDNRTPLDISLLILCFLGLFVVPLLWRLDVLGYLGDRGQPLVLIVAGLVTGIAFLWLFRRSHKDLGRNWSVSLEIREDHRLVTGGVYAHVRHPMYASFFLWGLMQLLLIPNWIAGLAGLVSVSLLYIVRQAREEAMMHETFGQEYVHYCARTKRLVPGVY; encoded by the coding sequence ATGATCACTGCGTCTTTCTGCATCTGGCTTGTAATTGTGCTTGGCTGGGTTGCGATGCGCTATCCTGCCATGCGCCGAGCACGAAAGCAGAAGACCAAGGTCGATAACCGGACCCCGCTGGATATCTCGCTGCTGATTCTCTGTTTTCTTGGGCTTTTCGTTGTGCCGCTGCTCTGGCGACTTGATGTGCTGGGGTATCTTGGAGATCGAGGCCAGCCACTTGTTCTGATTGTTGCAGGGCTGGTGACAGGCATTGCTTTCCTCTGGCTCTTCCGCCGCAGTCACAAGGACTTGGGCCGTAACTGGTCCGTCAGCCTTGAGATTCGCGAAGATCATCGGCTGGTGACGGGAGGGGTCTATGCGCATGTCCGGCACCCGATGTACGCCTCGTTCTTCCTGTGGGGGCTCATGCAACTCCTTCTCATACCCAACTGGATCGCCGGGCTTGCAGGACTGGTGAGCGTGTCCCTGCTCTACATTGTCAGGCAGGCGCGGGAAGAGGCGATGATGCACGAAACCTTCGGCCAGGAATATGTGCACTATTGTGCGCGGACGAAAAGGTTGGTCCCTGGGGTCTATTGA
- a CDS encoding ATP-binding protein: MKVGIDMGSVQGGQPAKLDIEELLATRLLVQGNSGSGKSHLLRRLLEQSAQWVQQVIIDPEGDFVTLSDRYGHVVVDGERTEAELAGIADRIRRHRVSCVLTLEGLDVEQQMRAAAAFLNGLFDADREFWFPVLVVVDEAQMFAPSVGGDVSEDARKMSLGAMTNLMCRGRKRGLAGVIATQRLAKLAKNVAAEASNFLMGRTFLDIDMARAADLLGMDRRQAEMFRDLQRGNFVALGPALSRRPLPIVIGAVETSARSSSPKLMPLPDAPQDVEDLIFTPDPEEFTRPIVRRAPPQPRPTTDILAELSRSQPAALAPISTDSPAPSRAAELTAEEREERLSAVLAEILADPQAAYRTDSVLYQEFLVRARMRRVSGPPMPMGEFRRRVAIARAGVDEETAASDGWQTALQLSARVSDDLQGVFLLLATSAIRGEACPSDMRIAKAYGTHSARRARRLLGYFEEQGLIVVHTDFSGKRIVAFPDLEAETQPGDPNAIEEDGPSQSAAE; encoded by the coding sequence GTGAAAGTCGGTATCGATATGGGAAGTGTGCAGGGTGGCCAGCCTGCAAAGCTTGATATCGAGGAACTGCTTGCAACACGTCTTCTCGTTCAGGGCAATTCCGGTTCCGGAAAGTCTCATCTGTTGCGCCGCTTGCTTGAGCAATCGGCGCAATGGGTCCAGCAGGTGATCATTGATCCCGAAGGGGATTTCGTCACCCTGTCGGATCGCTATGGGCATGTGGTCGTGGATGGTGAGCGTACCGAGGCGGAGCTCGCCGGCATTGCAGACCGTATTCGCCGGCATCGGGTGTCTTGCGTGTTGACACTGGAAGGACTTGACGTCGAGCAGCAGATGCGTGCCGCTGCCGCCTTTCTCAACGGCCTGTTTGATGCGGATCGCGAATTCTGGTTCCCGGTGCTCGTTGTTGTCGATGAGGCGCAGATGTTTGCCCCGTCGGTTGGTGGCGATGTATCCGAAGATGCGCGCAAGATGTCGCTCGGGGCCATGACCAATCTGATGTGTCGTGGACGAAAACGCGGCCTGGCCGGGGTGATTGCGACCCAGCGTCTCGCCAAACTCGCCAAGAATGTTGCTGCTGAAGCCTCCAACTTCCTGATGGGGCGAACCTTCCTCGATATCGACATGGCGCGTGCGGCGGATCTGCTCGGCATGGATCGGCGTCAGGCGGAGATGTTCCGCGACTTGCAGCGCGGCAATTTCGTGGCGCTTGGCCCGGCGCTGTCCCGCCGGCCCTTGCCGATCGTGATCGGAGCTGTGGAAACGTCGGCGCGTTCCTCTTCGCCAAAGCTGATGCCGCTGCCGGATGCGCCTCAGGACGTGGAAGATCTGATCTTCACGCCGGACCCGGAAGAATTCACCCGTCCGATCGTGCGCCGCGCGCCGCCGCAGCCCAGACCGACAACGGATATCCTGGCCGAACTGTCGCGCTCTCAGCCTGCTGCCCTTGCGCCCATATCAACGGATAGTCCGGCACCCAGCCGCGCAGCCGAGTTGACTGCGGAAGAGCGCGAGGAACGTCTTTCGGCGGTCCTTGCCGAAATTCTGGCTGACCCGCAGGCAGCTTACAGGACAGACAGTGTCCTCTATCAGGAATTTCTCGTCCGCGCCCGCATGCGGCGCGTCAGCGGCCCGCCGATGCCGATGGGCGAGTTCCGCCGCCGGGTGGCGATTGCAAGGGCCGGTGTAGACGAGGAAACAGCTGCGAGCGACGGATGGCAAACGGCGCTGCAGCTCTCCGCGCGTGTCTCTGATGATCTGCAGGGCGTGTTCCTGCTGCTCGCCACGTCTGCCATTCGCGGAGAGGCCTGCCCCTCAGACATGCGAATTGCCAAGGCTTATGGCACGCATTCGGCCCGGCGCGCGCGCCGCCTGCTCGGCTATTTCGAGGAGCAGGGGCTCATCGTGGTCCACACCGATTTCTCCGGCAAGCGGATCGTGGCCTTTCCCGATCTTGAAGCGGAGACGCAGCCGGGGGATCCGAATGCGATCGAAGAGGACGGGCCTTCGCAATCGGCGGCTGAATAG
- a CDS encoding inositol monophosphatase family protein, producing the protein MTSTIDISALANLLQEAAIAEILPRFRNLGNDDVRIKTEAIDLVTEADEAAERLIRREIETLMPDAVFIGEEAVAADPDLLSKLDGAALAVVVDPIDGTFNFASGLALFGVMLSVVKDGETVAGLIYDPIGNDWAIAEKGSGAWYCKPDGSQERMFLRPSRPLSEMIGIANTGYFELETRRRLLNNLADVRLFTSYRCSAHEYRLLCQGHVDFAMYAKLMPWDHLAGTLMVEEAGGYAARFDGSPYKPHHNEGGLILAADSDAWNELRQKIFTV; encoded by the coding sequence ATGACCTCGACAATCGACATTTCTGCGCTGGCCAACCTTCTTCAGGAGGCGGCAATCGCGGAAATCCTCCCGCGTTTTCGCAATCTTGGAAATGATGACGTACGGATCAAAACGGAGGCCATTGATCTCGTCACGGAGGCGGACGAGGCCGCCGAACGTCTGATCCGCCGGGAAATCGAGACGCTGATGCCTGACGCCGTCTTCATCGGTGAAGAAGCTGTTGCGGCCGATCCAGATCTGCTTTCGAAGCTTGATGGTGCTGCCCTCGCGGTCGTTGTCGACCCTATCGACGGCACCTTCAATTTTGCCTCCGGCCTGGCGCTGTTCGGTGTCATGCTAAGCGTGGTCAAGGATGGAGAGACGGTCGCCGGTCTCATCTATGATCCGATCGGCAATGACTGGGCGATTGCCGAGAAAGGAAGTGGGGCCTGGTATTGCAAGCCGGACGGTTCGCAGGAGCGCATGTTCCTCAGACCCTCACGACCCCTGTCCGAGATGATCGGTATCGCAAACACAGGCTATTTCGAGCTGGAGACGCGTCGGCGGCTCCTGAACAATCTGGCAGATGTGCGCCTGTTTACCAGCTATCGTTGTTCTGCCCATGAGTACCGCCTTCTTTGCCAGGGGCACGTCGATTTCGCCATGTATGCCAAGCTGATGCCATGGGATCATCTGGCGGGCACTCTGATGGTCGAGGAGGCCGGGGGCTATGCCGCACGCTTTGATGGCTCCCCCTATAAGCCACATCATAACGAAGGTGGTCTCATTCTCGCTGCAGACTCTGATGCCTGGAACGAACTCCGACAGAAGATATTTACTGTCTGA
- a CDS encoding DUF1127 domain-containing protein — MRDAQFLVADSLNDAVEELSRKFGLWRSIVALLHLAWQQRRAGNQVRYLSNHLRRDIGLPEAPDRSHQEKLDLWMIRF; from the coding sequence ATGCGTGATGCACAATTTTTAGTTGCTGATTCATTAAACGATGCTGTTGAAGAACTGTCGCGGAAGTTCGGTCTGTGGCGGAGCATCGTTGCGCTCTTGCATCTGGCCTGGCAGCAGAGGCGCGCCGGCAATCAGGTGCGCTACCTGTCCAATCATCTGCGGCGGGACATCGGCCTGCCCGAAGCGCCTGATCGCTCTCACCAGGAGAAGCTTGACCTGTGGATGATTCGGTTCTGA
- a CDS encoding thioesterase domain-containing protein yields MISRRFFVSGATSVVLAAALSPSSVNAKTPNGQVFLIRGFANIFSTGLDTLGKELKALGIRAEVLPLQERNRFAKRIADSYRQSRQGRPIILIGHSLGADETYAVARELQKSKIPVALVVSFDPTGKGPVPGNVKHAINFYTGGEAIWSPVTPAAEFKGKLQNVNLRTGEDAIQGVGHFNVEKNKHLHDRTIREIKSVLRIR; encoded by the coding sequence ATGATATCCCGGCGTTTTTTCGTCTCCGGCGCAACAAGCGTGGTCCTGGCAGCAGCCCTCTCTCCAAGCTCCGTGAATGCGAAAACGCCCAATGGACAGGTTTTCCTGATCCGTGGATTTGCAAACATATTTTCCACCGGCCTGGATACACTTGGCAAGGAGCTGAAGGCGCTCGGTATCAGGGCAGAAGTATTGCCTCTGCAGGAGAGAAACCGCTTCGCGAAGCGTATCGCTGACAGCTACCGACAATCGCGCCAGGGCAGACCGATCATCCTGATTGGTCACTCCCTGGGCGCGGATGAAACCTATGCAGTGGCCCGTGAATTGCAGAAATCGAAGATCCCTGTTGCGCTGGTTGTCAGTTTCGACCCGACAGGCAAGGGCCCCGTTCCGGGCAATGTGAAGCACGCAATCAACTTCTATACCGGCGGCGAAGCAATCTGGTCACCGGTCACGCCGGCAGCCGAGTTCAAGGGCAAGCTACAGAATGTGAACTTGCGCACCGGAGAGGATGCCATTCAGGGCGTCGGTCACTTCAACGTCGAAAAGAACAAGCATCTGCACGACCGGACCATCCGCGAAATCAAGTCCGTCCTGCGTATCCGATAG
- the rpsD gene encoding 30S ribosomal protein S4, which produces MSKRASSKYKIDRRMGENIWGRPKSPVNRREYGPGQHGQRRKGKLSDFGVQLRAKQKLKGYYGDIREKQFRATYDEANRRKGDTGENLIGLLESRLDAIVYRAKFVPTVFAARQFVNHGHVTVNGVKVNIGSYRCKAGDVIEVRQKSKQLVSVLESVQLAERDVPDYIEVDHNKMVATFVRVPGLSDVPYAVVMEPQLVVEFYSR; this is translated from the coding sequence ATGAGCAAGCGCGCATCTTCCAAGTACAAAATCGATCGCCGTATGGGCGAAAACATCTGGGGCCGTCCGAAGTCCCCGGTCAACCGCCGCGAATATGGCCCCGGCCAGCACGGCCAGCGCCGCAAGGGCAAGCTTTCCGACTTCGGCGTTCAGCTGCGCGCCAAGCAGAAGCTGAAGGGCTACTACGGCGATATCCGCGAGAAGCAGTTCCGCGCCACCTACGACGAAGCCAACCGTCGCAAGGGCGACACCGGCGAAAACCTGATCGGTCTGCTCGAGTCGCGTCTGGACGCCATCGTCTATCGCGCCAAGTTCGTTCCGACGGTCTTTGCTGCCCGTCAGTTCGTCAACCATGGCCACGTCACCGTCAACGGCGTGAAGGTCAACATCGGTTCGTACCGTTGCAAGGCCGGCGATGTCATCGAAGTTCGTCAGAAGTCGAAGCAGCTGGTTTCGGTTCTGGAATCGGTTCAGCTCGCCGAGCGCGATGTTCCGGACTACATCGAAGTCGACCACAACAAGATGGTTGCCACCTTCGTTCGCGTTCCTGGCCTGTCTGACGTTCCTTACGCAGTTGTCATGGAACCGCAGCTCGTCGTCGAATTCTATTCGCGTTAA
- a CDS encoding multidrug effflux MFS transporter → MGRAEFIAMMAFLMALNALAIDIMLPGLQEIGASLNVDNENHRQYVVSAYLIGFGVAQLFYGPIADRFGRRMPMLIGLLIYIVSSLAVVLVPSFEMLLVLRFVQGIGSAATRVITVSVVRDVYGGRRMAEVMSLIMMVFMVIPVVAPGTGQIIMLFGHWHWIFVFMAATAAIVAVWMYIRLPETLSKQDIRPFTAGAILEGFRIVLTDRIALCYTIASTFIFGALFGFINSAQQVYVGIYQLGVWFPVAFAAVALFMALSSFVNARLVGRFGMRKLSHASLLGFIAINLVWFVAQVVGPQPMPFLLFITFFSLAMFQFGWIGSNFNALAMEPLGHVAGTASAVLGFMGTVGGSIIGAVIGQAYDGTALPMVAGYFVVSLIGLIFVLIAEKGRLFQAQNQPL, encoded by the coding sequence ATGGGGCGGGCAGAATTCATTGCGATGATGGCTTTTCTGATGGCGTTAAACGCCCTCGCAATCGACATCATGTTGCCGGGACTGCAGGAAATCGGCGCATCGCTGAATGTCGACAACGAGAATCACAGGCAGTATGTGGTCTCGGCATACCTGATCGGCTTCGGTGTCGCGCAACTCTTCTATGGTCCAATAGCCGACCGCTTCGGCCGTAGGATGCCGATGCTCATCGGACTTTTGATCTACATTGTTTCGTCACTGGCAGTCGTTCTCGTCCCAAGTTTCGAAATGCTTCTTGTCCTGAGATTCGTGCAGGGCATCGGCTCTGCTGCAACGCGCGTCATCACCGTCTCGGTCGTCCGTGATGTCTATGGTGGTCGTCGCATGGCAGAAGTGATGTCGTTGATCATGATGGTATTCATGGTCATACCAGTGGTCGCACCCGGAACCGGCCAGATCATCATGCTCTTCGGGCACTGGCACTGGATCTTTGTCTTCATGGCCGCCACTGCCGCCATTGTGGCCGTGTGGATGTATATTCGCCTACCCGAAACACTGTCCAAGCAGGATATACGCCCCTTTACGGCCGGGGCCATCCTGGAAGGTTTCCGGATCGTGCTGACGGATCGGATCGCCCTTTGCTATACCATTGCCAGCACCTTCATCTTCGGCGCCCTGTTTGGCTTCATCAACTCGGCCCAGCAGGTTTATGTCGGCATCTATCAGTTGGGGGTCTGGTTTCCGGTGGCCTTCGCAGCGGTGGCGCTTTTCATGGCGCTCTCGTCCTTCGTGAATGCGAGACTGGTCGGTCGCTTCGGTATGCGAAAACTGTCCCATGCATCCCTGCTCGGCTTCATCGCCATCAATCTTGTATGGTTTGTGGCCCAGGTGGTGGGCCCTCAGCCGATGCCGTTCCTTCTGTTCATCACCTTCTTTTCTTTAGCCATGTTCCAGTTTGGCTGGATTGGCTCGAATTTCAATGCACTGGCCATGGAGCCTCTGGGGCACGTTGCAGGCACAGCCTCGGCAGTTCTCGGTTTCATGGGCACAGTTGGCGGGTCCATCATTGGCGCTGTCATCGGCCAGGCCTATGACGGCACAGCCCTGCCAATGGTCGCAGGATACTTCGTCGTGTCCTTGATTGGTCTCATCTTCGTGCTGATCGCTGAGAAGGGGCGGCTTTTCCAGGCACAGAACCAACCGCTGTAA
- a CDS encoding LysE family translocator — MSIENWLAFATASAVILAIPGPTILLVVSYSISHGRKVAMATVGGLALGDFTAMTVSMLGLGALLAISATLFTVLKWIGAAYLIYLGIKLWRAPVSAPHVDGNDTPMDVNSTRVFLHTYVVTALNPKSIVFFVAFLPQFIIPSEPLLLQMVVFEVTFLVLATLNAALYGVLAAAAREKIREPRVQSIVNRTGGSLMIGAGLLAVGWKRAISA; from the coding sequence ATGTCGATCGAAAACTGGCTCGCCTTTGCCACCGCCTCCGCGGTTATTCTTGCGATTCCGGGACCGACCATTCTTCTTGTCGTATCCTATTCCATAAGTCATGGTCGAAAGGTGGCGATGGCAACGGTTGGTGGCTTGGCGTTGGGCGACTTTACCGCTATGACTGTGTCAATGCTCGGGCTTGGCGCTCTGCTTGCGATTTCTGCCACGCTCTTCACAGTATTGAAGTGGATCGGTGCGGCCTACCTCATCTATCTCGGGATCAAGCTCTGGCGTGCACCGGTGTCAGCTCCGCACGTTGATGGCAATGACACCCCCATGGACGTCAATTCCACGCGGGTTTTCCTTCACACCTATGTTGTAACTGCGCTGAACCCGAAGAGCATCGTGTTTTTCGTTGCCTTCCTGCCGCAATTCATAATCCCGTCTGAACCTCTTCTGCTGCAGATGGTCGTTTTTGAAGTGACGTTCCTTGTTCTCGCCACACTGAATGCGGCCCTTTACGGCGTTTTGGCTGCTGCCGCGCGGGAGAAAATCCGCGAACCGCGTGTCCAATCCATCGTCAACCGGACAGGTGGTTCGCTGATGATCGGTGCTGGTCTTCTGGCGGTCGGCTGGAAGCGGGCGATCTCGGCCTAA